Proteins from a genomic interval of Helicobacter pylori Shi112:
- the gyrA gene encoding DNA topoisomerase (ATP-hydrolyzing) subunit A has protein sequence MQDNLINETKNIVEVGIDSSIEESYLAYSMSVIIGRALPDARDGLKPVHRRILYAMHELGLTSKVAYKKSARIVGDVIGKYHPHGDNAVYDALVRMAQDFSMRLELVDGQGNFGSIDGDNAAAMRYTEARMTKASEEILRDIDKDTIDFVPNYDDTLKEPDILPSRLPNLLVNGANGIAVGMATSIPPHRIDEIIDALVHVLENPNAGLDEILEFVKGPDFPTGGIIYGKAGIIEAYKTGRGRVKVRAKVHVEKTKNKEIIVLDEMPFQTNKAKLVEQISDLAREKQIEGISEVRDESDREGIRVVIELKRDAMSEIVLNHLYKLTTMETTFSIILLAIYNKEPKIFTLLELLRLFLNHRKTIIIRRTIFELEKAKARAHILEGYLIALDNIDEIVRLIKTSQSPEAAKDALMERFTLSEIQSKAILEMRLQRLTGLERDKIKEEYQNLLELISDLNGILKSEDRLNKVVKTELLEVKEQFSSQRRTEIQEVYENIDIEDLIANEPMVVSMSYKGYVKRVDLKAYERQNRGGKGKLSGNTYEDDFIENFFVANTHDILLFITNKGQLYRLKVYKIPEASRIAMGKAIVNLISLAPDEKIMATLSTKDFSDERSLAFFTKKGVVKRTNLSEFDSNYNGMRAIVLDEGDELVSAKIVDKNAKHLLIASYLGLFIKFPLEDVREIGRSTRGVRGIRLNENDFVVGAVVINDDSNKLLSVSENGLGKQTLAEAYREQSRGGKGIIGMKLTQKTGNLVSVISVDDENLDLMILTASAKMIRVSIKDIKETIGRNTSGVKLIDTADKVVYANSCPKEEEPENLENPPTQLFE, from the coding sequence ATGCAAGATAATTTAATCAATGAAACAAAAAATATTGTAGAAGTGGGGATTGATTCTTCTATTGAAGAAAGCTATTTAGCTTATTCAATGAGCGTGATCATAGGGCGCGCTTTACCGGACGCTAGAGATGGCTTAAAGCCCGTGCATAGGCGTATTTTGTATGCGATGCATGAATTAGGCCTCACTTCCAAAGTCGCTTATAAAAAAAGCGCTAGGATCGTGGGTGATGTGATTGGTAAATACCACCCCCATGGCGATAACGCGGTTTATGATGCGCTAGTAAGAATGGCGCAAGATTTTTCTATGCGTTTGGAATTAGTGGATGGGCAAGGCAACTTTGGCTCTATTGATGGCGATAACGCTGCGGCGATGCGTTACACTGAAGCCAGAATGACCAAGGCGAGTGAAGAAATTTTAAGGGATATTGATAAAGACACCATTGATTTTGTGCCTAATTACGATGACACCTTAAAAGAGCCCGATATTTTACCAAGCCGTCTGCCTAACCTTTTAGTCAATGGGGCTAATGGGATCGCTGTAGGGATGGCGACTTCTATCCCCCCTCACAGGATTGATGAAATCATAGACGCTTTAGTGCATGTCTTAGAAAACCCTAACGCTGGATTAGATGAAATTTTAGAATTTGTCAAAGGGCCTGACTTTCCCACTGGCGGGATCATTTATGGCAAGGCGGGTATTATTGAAGCCTATAAAACGGGGCGAGGGCGCGTGAAAGTGCGCGCCAAAGTGCATGTGGAAAAGACGAAAAATAAAGAAATCATCGTTTTAGATGAAATGCCTTTTCAAACCAATAAAGCCAAATTAGTGGAACAAATCAGCGATTTAGCGCGAGAAAAACAAATTGAAGGCATTAGCGAAGTGCGCGATGAGAGCGATAGAGAGGGCATTAGAGTGGTGATTGAATTAAAAAGAGATGCGATGAGTGAAATTGTCTTAAACCACCTCTACAAACTCACCACCATGGAGACCACTTTTAGCATCATTTTACTCGCTATTTACAATAAAGAGCCTAAGATTTTCACGCTTTTAGAGTTGTTGCGCCTTTTTTTAAACCACAGAAAAACCATTATTATAAGACGCACTATTTTTGAATTAGAGAAGGCTAAAGCTAGAGCGCATATTTTAGAGGGCTATTTGATCGCATTAGACAATATTGATGAAATCGTGCGACTCATTAAAACAAGCCAAAGCCCAGAAGCGGCTAAAGACGCCTTAATGGAGCGTTTTACTTTGAGCGAAATCCAGAGCAAAGCCATTTTAGAAATGCGTTTGCAGCGCTTAACAGGCCTTGAAAGAGATAAAATCAAAGAAGAATACCAAAACTTGTTAGAGCTTATTAGTGATCTCAATGGCATTTTAAAGAGCGAAGATCGCTTGAATAAAGTCGTCAAAACAGAGCTTTTAGAAGTCAAAGAGCAATTTTCCTCTCAAAGGCGCACTGAGATTCAAGAAGTTTATGAAAATATTGACATAGAAGATTTGATCGCTAATGAGCCTATGGTGGTGAGCATGAGCTATAAAGGCTATGTGAAAAGAGTGGATTTGAAAGCTTATGAAAGGCAAAATCGTGGCGGTAAGGGCAAGCTTTCAGGCAACACTTATGAAGACGATTTCATTGAAAACTTTTTTGTGGCTAACACGCATGATATTTTGCTCTTTATCACCAACAAGGGGCAGTTGTATCGTTTGAAAGTCTATAAGATCCCAGAAGCGAGCCGGATCGCTATGGGTAAAGCCATCGTGAATTTAATCTCGCTCGCTCCTGATGAAAAGATCATGGCGACTCTAAGCACCAAAGACTTTAGCGATGAACGCTCTTTAGCTTTCTTCACCAAAAAAGGTGTGGTGAAGCGCACCAACTTGAGCGAATTTGACAGCAACTATAACGGTATGAGAGCGATTGTTTTAGATGAGGGCGATGAATTGGTGAGCGCAAAAATTGTGGATAAAAACGCTAAACATTTGCTCATCGCATCGTATTTGGGCCTTTTCATTAAATTCCCTTTAGAAGATGTGCGCGAGATCGGAAGAAGCACTCGTGGGGTTAGAGGGATTAGATTGAATGAAAATGATTTTGTTGTCGGTGCGGTCGTTATTAACGATGACAGCAACAAGCTTTTGAGCGTGAGTGAAAACGGGCTTGGCAAGCAAACTTTAGCCGAAGCGTATAGAGAGCAATCTCGTGGAGGTAAGGGGATCATTGGCATGAAGCTCACTCAAAAAACCGGCAATCTAGTGAGCGTTATCAGCGTGGATGATGAAAACCTGGATTTGATGATCCTTACCGCAAGCGCGAAAATGATCAGAGTTTCTATTAAAGACATTAAAGAAACCATCGGAAGAAATACCAGTGGGGTAAAACTCATAGACACTGCCGATAAAGTCGTGTATGCCAATTCTTGCCCCAAAGAAGAAGAGCCAGAAAATTTAGAAAACCCTCCCACACAATTGTTTGAGTGA
- a CDS encoding diacylglycerol kinase gives MSDFKVPPKAKGFKRLFKALFYSKDGLKCAWVEESAFRQIAILALFCIVLASYLIKDFLEWGLLILPCFLSVVIELINSSIEKAVDFTSKEFHPLAKKAKDMASSAQLIGLIFWAFIWGRYLLTLYLE, from the coding sequence ATGAGTGATTTCAAAGTCCCCCCCAAAGCTAAAGGGTTTAAACGCCTTTTTAAAGCCCTTTTTTATTCTAAAGACGGGCTTAAATGCGCATGGGTTGAAGAGAGCGCGTTCAGGCAAATTGCCATCTTGGCTCTTTTTTGTATCGTTCTAGCGAGCTATCTGATTAAAGATTTTTTAGAATGGGGGCTATTGATCTTGCCTTGTTTTTTGTCGGTGGTCATTGAATTGATCAACAGCTCTATTGAAAAGGCTGTGGATTTTACCAGCAAAGAGTTCCACCCTTTAGCTAAAAAGGCTAAAGACATGGCCAGTTCAGCCCAACTGATAGGGCTTATTTTTTGGGCTTTCATTTGGGGGCGTTATCTTTTAACGCTTTATTTGGAGTAA